The Thermotoga caldifontis AZM44c09 genomic interval GTCGGGTGGGAAGGCGTCGAACTCCTCGATCCGCACTCCAAAAACATCGTTCAGTGACGCCAGATAACCTCCCAGCCACGCGAGGTTGTTCTCGTCGACGATTCCACTCATCGTTGTGGCAACGAACACTCCACCAGCTTCAACGTACTCTCTGATTTTTCTGGCCGTTTTCTCGTTCAGCATGAACAGTGCCGGCGCGAAGATGGCTCTGTACTTGCTGAAATCCTGTTCTACCGAGAGGATGTCCACACCAGTGTTCATCCTCAGCAGGGCTCTGTAGTACTTCTCAACTTCCTGAAGGTAGGTGAAGTCGATGTTTGGCCCCGGACTGTCCTCCAGCGCCCACCAGCTGTTCCAGTCGAACAGAACGGCAGTCCGCGAGTGAACCCGCGTGCCAAGGATTTCTGGTTCGAGCCTGCTCAGATCCTGTCCAACACGCTTGACAGCTCTGAAGACCCGGGTCTCGTTGCTGTTGGCATGTGTTATCACGGCTCCATGGAAGCGTTCACATCCTCCCCGAGACTGGCGGATCTGAAAATAGAGTGCTCCGTCCGCACCGTGGGCGATGGTTTGAAACGTATGTAGCCTCAGAGCCGATTCAGATTTCTGGTGGTTGTACCATTTCCAGATCGCCTGCGAGGGTGATTGCTCCATGAGCAAGACAGGTTTTCCGTCTGCGGCTCCCCTCATGAGCGCGCATCTCAAAGATACCTTCGCATAGTCTTCGGTGTAATCCGGATAGCTGTCCCAGGATATCACGTCCATTTTTCTGGCCCAGAGGAAGTAATCGAGCGGTTTGAAGGTGGCCATGAGGTTCGTGGTGATCGGTACGTGCGGTGTGTGCTTTTTCAAGGCCTGGTATTCCAACTCGAAGCATTCGAGCAGGCTCTCGTTCATGAACCTTCTGTAATCCTGATAGATCGCGGGATTGATCGACTGAAATCTGTCCTTTCTGAACAGCAGAAGGTTCCGTGCTGTCGGTACAGTGATCTCTTCCCAGTCGTAGATCGTCTGACCCCAGAACTGGGTGTACCAGCTTCTGTTCAACTCTTCCAGCGAGCCGTACTTCTTTTTCAACCATTCTCTGAACTTCCGTTCGCACACTTCACAGTAACAGTAGTTCGCGTACTCGTTGTTCACATGCCAGAGGATCAAAGGTTTATAACTTTTGTACCTCTCAGCCAGTTTTTCGGCGATGTTCGCAGCGAACTGTCTGTATTTTTCGCTGTTCGGACAGAAGTTCGCCCTGCCCCCAGGAGTTCTTCTGTGACCGTTCGCATCAACCGCAAGGATCTCGGGGTACTTTCGGGTCATCCACAAAGGTGGAGCAGCCGTCGGTGTCGCCAAGCAAACGAAGAAACCTTCTTTCTCCAGAATTTCGAGTGCTCTGTCCAGAAAGGAAAAATCGTAGCTGTTCTCGTCTCTCTGTATCAAGGACCAGCAGAACACCCCTACGGTTGCGATGTTCATGTGCGCCTCTTTCATCCACTTCAAATCCTTCCTGAAGATTTCCTCGTTCCACTGTTCCGGGTAGCACTCTCCACCGTACAGAAACTCCTCTTGTCCAGGCATTATCAAGGCACATCACCACCTTCAAGATTTTAAAAAGGGCCTACCGTCCGGGTAGGCCCCCAGATTGAACACACAAAAGGATCACTTCTGCTTGATGAAGAACTGCATGGGCATGGCGTTGAGCGGGCTTCTCAGCACGTCGTCGGTCACGATCTTTTCCGGAACGTTTCTGAAGTTGTTCTTCACCACGGCTGGAGACAGATCTTCACCCACCGTGCCTATGAGCCACAGGTTCTCTCTGTGGATCTTCGTAACTTCCCTCATGTATTCTTTGATCTCTTCGTCGCTCGTGGCTGTCTGTATCTTGAGCCACAGATCCACGAGTCTTATCACATCTTCAGGCGGGACCTCCGCATCGGCTGGAGGTGTTTCACCCTTCAGATACGCCTGGATCCAGGTGGTCCATGGTGCGTACCACCAATCACTGTACACAGTCACGCCGGGGAAGGTGAGCATCGGGGAAGCGAGCGGTTGGGCTGCTCTGTCGAACGCCCACACGGCCGCATCGTATTCGCCGGTACCCATCCTGGTTTCGAGCAGGGACCTTTCGATGTTGTTCACTTCGATCCACACACCTATCTTCTTCCAGTGCTCCTTCACCATCGTCCAGATGTCTGCGTGCATCTGTCCTGTGACTTCGACCGTGAACCTCAGCGGTCTTCCATCCGGGAGCAATCTGTACTCGTGCTTTGCATCCCATTTCAAACCCATTTCATCGAGCAGTTTGTTCGCCTGGTCTGGATCGTAGTCTGCGTAGGCTTTCTCCCACTCGGGATCGTAGTAAGCTGAACCGCTGACAAACGAAGCCTGCCTCGGTTTGGCCATACCATTGAACAGCACTTCGCTGATCTCTTCCCTGTTGATCGCCAGAGACAGGGCCCTTCTGAACCTCACATCGTTGAACACCTGTCTCAAAACTGGATCGGGATGTGCCGGGTTCAACGACACCCTGCTGACGGACCCGTTGGCTGCGATCCAGTTCAGAACCCTGTAATCGCCTTTCTTCTCATTCTCCTTGAGCAGTGTGTAGTTGCCGGCTCCCGACGCGAGACCACCTATGTGCCTCCACTGCATGTCGATTTGACCGGACACCGCCCTCAACAGGATGATTTCGTTGTCTGTCACGTATTCGTGTCTGATGTAGTCGATGTACGGCAGCTGGTTACCCTCGATGTCCACCGCCCAGAAGTACGGATTTCTCTCCAGCACGTAGAAGGGTTCCGACGGATCGGTGATGGCTTTCCAGGTTCCCAGCACCGGCAGTTCCACGTTCCTCACGATGTTGTTCTTCTGGTTGAAGAGATCGACCCACGTGTTGACGCCGGCAACTTTCCGCATCTCTTCCTGAATCTTCTCCATGGGTGTGTACTTCGGATGGAACTGCTTGAGATAATGTTTCGGAGCGCCAGTGAACCCGGTGCTGTACGCTACCTGGGGCATGAACAGTGCGTAAGGCTTACCGAATTCGAATTTGATCGTGTAATCGTCGATCTTGGTGACCTTGGTTTGCACGCCACCGATCTTGAACCATTCTGGCTTGGTCGGTGTGAGCTCATCGTTCCCGACGATGTCCTCGACCCAGAAGAGGATGTCATCGGCTGTGTAAGGATGTCCATCCGACCACTTGACGCCTTTCCTCAGATAGAAGATGTATATTCTTCCGTTCTCGAGTATGTCCCACGCCTTGGCAAGACCGGGCAGGAAGGAACCACCTTCCATGTCCCAGTACACCAGGTGCGGCTCCACGATCTTGTAGATTCCCCACTGGTCTGCCAGACCCTTCCAGACTCTCCTCCACGTTCCACCGAACTGGCCAACCTCTTCGTGTGGTATGACCACCAGAGGTTCTTCCGGGAGTCTCTGCTCAACTGGTGGCAACTTTCCCTGCTTGACAAGCTCCGTCAGCATCGGAGACTCCTTGTACTGCGTGATCTTTTTGCCCGTCAACTTCTCCATCTCGGCAGGCGTCGCGTACACACCCCAACCGAAGGCCCAGACCACGGCCATTGTCAGGACTAACATCAGCAGCAGGCGAACCTTCATGAAAATCCCCCCTTCTAAAGTTGTCGCACACTCCTTAGAGAGAGTTTTTCTGCGAAGTGGCAGGCCACATAGTGTGGGACTTCCTCCGAACCAACGTTGCGGAACTCCGGTACCACGGTTCTGCAGACTTCTTCCGCGTACGGACATCTCGGATGAAAATGGCATCCGGGTGGTGGGTTGATGGGGCTCGGTACCTCTCCCTCGATAGGTTTCAACTCTCCAGCCGCATCCGGATCAGGTTTTGGAACCGACAGTAGCAAGGACTCAGTGTAAGGATGCTTCGGCGAGTTGAACAGCTCCTCCGTGTGCGCCAGTTCAACGATCCTTCCGAGGTACATCACCGCTACCCGGTCGCTCACGTGCTGGACAACGCTCAAATCGTGCGAGATGAACAGGTACGTCAGTTTGAACTTTTCCTGAAGTTCCATGAGCAAGTTGAGAATCTGAGCGCGAATCGACACATCCAATGCGGCCACTGGTTCGTCGCAGATGACGAGCTTCGGCCTGAGAGCCAGCGCCCTGGCGATGACGATCCTCTGTCTCTGACCACCGCTGAACGCGTGGGGATACCTGATCATGTATTCCGGTCTGAGGCCAACAGCTTCCAGCAACTCGGCAACTTTTTCCTCGAGTTCCTTACCCTTGGCTATTCTGTTCACGAGCAGAGGCTCTCCGACGATCTCCTTGACCTTCAAACGCGGGTTGAGGGACGTGTACGGGTTCTGAAAGATCAGCTGCATGTACCTTCTCAGAGGTTTCAGCTCTTTCTTCGACAGTTTCGCCACGTCGACCACTTTCCCATCGACGTTGAGCAGTATCTCGCCTTCAGTTGGATCGATCGCTCGCAGTATGCAGCGCGCCGTGGTCGTCTTACCGCAACCGGATTCTCCCACAAGGGCGAGCGTCTCACCTTCGAAGAGATCGAAGCTTATTCCATCGACCGCCTTGACATAACCCACAACTTTTTTGAAGAGACCCTTTTCGATCGGAAAGTACTTTTTCAGATTCCTCACTTCGAGCAACTTCTGGCCCGTTTTCAACTCACTTACCTCCATACAGGAAGCACTTCACCATGTGTTCTTCTCCAACTTCCACTTCGATCGGTTCCTGTTTATCACAGAGTCCTTCGATGAAACTGTCACACCTGTTGTGGTACCTGCAACCAGCGGGAAGGTTGTAAGGGTCCGGCACGATCCCTTTGATGGCTTCCAGCTTCGTCTTCCTTTGAGCCAGCCGCGGTATGGATTTCAAAAGTGCGCGCGTGTAAGGGTGCATTGGGTTTCGGAAAAGATCTTTCACCCTCGCCGTCTCAACTATGTGACCGAGATACATGACTGCCACCCTGTCGGCGATCTGAGCG includes:
- a CDS encoding beta-galactosidase, producing MPGQEEFLYGGECYPEQWNEEIFRKDLKWMKEAHMNIATVGVFCWSLIQRDENSYDFSFLDRALEILEKEGFFVCLATPTAAPPLWMTRKYPEILAVDANGHRRTPGGRANFCPNSEKYRQFAANIAEKLAERYKSYKPLILWHVNNEYANYCYCEVCERKFREWLKKKYGSLEELNRSWYTQFWGQTIYDWEEITVPTARNLLLFRKDRFQSINPAIYQDYRRFMNESLLECFELEYQALKKHTPHVPITTNLMATFKPLDYFLWARKMDVISWDSYPDYTEDYAKVSLRCALMRGAADGKPVLLMEQSPSQAIWKWYNHQKSESALRLHTFQTIAHGADGALYFQIRQSRGGCERFHGAVITHANSNETRVFRAVKRVGQDLSRLEPEILGTRVHSRTAVLFDWNSWWALEDSPGPNIDFTYLQEVEKYYRALLRMNTGVDILSVEQDFSKYRAIFAPALFMLNEKTARKIREYVEAGGVFVATTMSGIVDENNLAWLGGYLASLNDVFGVRIEEFDAFPPDEERKMTFMGKSYVVKLLESLIKVEGASVLGTYVDGIYANQPCVTVNGYGSGTAYYIASCASQEFCNDFVRYVIEQHGIETVCDGPSDGLEIVKRRSEDGRTYLFVMNFSKERKEICLKEGRWRDILSGQLFSEKLVLDAEDVLVLERIDQ
- a CDS encoding ABC transporter substrate-binding protein — protein: MKVRLLLMLVLTMAVVWAFGWGVYATPAEMEKLTGKKITQYKESPMLTELVKQGKLPPVEQRLPEEPLVVIPHEEVGQFGGTWRRVWKGLADQWGIYKIVEPHLVYWDMEGGSFLPGLAKAWDILENGRIYIFYLRKGVKWSDGHPYTADDILFWVEDIVGNDELTPTKPEWFKIGGVQTKVTKIDDYTIKFEFGKPYALFMPQVAYSTGFTGAPKHYLKQFHPKYTPMEKIQEEMRKVAGVNTWVDLFNQKNNIVRNVELPVLGTWKAITDPSEPFYVLERNPYFWAVDIEGNQLPYIDYIRHEYVTDNEIILLRAVSGQIDMQWRHIGGLASGAGNYTLLKENEKKGDYRVLNWIAANGSVSRVSLNPAHPDPVLRQVFNDVRFRRALSLAINREEISEVLFNGMAKPRQASFVSGSAYYDPEWEKAYADYDPDQANKLLDEMGLKWDAKHEYRLLPDGRPLRFTVEVTGQMHADIWTMVKEHWKKIGVWIEVNNIERSLLETRMGTGEYDAAVWAFDRAAQPLASPMLTFPGVTVYSDWWYAPWTTWIQAYLKGETPPADAEVPPEDVIRLVDLWLKIQTATSDEEIKEYMREVTKIHRENLWLIGTVGEDLSPAVVKNNFRNVPEKIVTDDVLRSPLNAMPMQFFIKQK
- a CDS encoding ABC transporter ATP-binding protein; protein product: MKTGQKLLEVRNLKKYFPIEKGLFKKVVGYVKAVDGISFDLFEGETLALVGESGCGKTTTARCILRAIDPTEGEILLNVDGKVVDVAKLSKKELKPLRRYMQLIFQNPYTSLNPRLKVKEIVGEPLLVNRIAKGKELEEKVAELLEAVGLRPEYMIRYPHAFSGGQRQRIVIARALALRPKLVICDEPVAALDVSIRAQILNLLMELQEKFKLTYLFISHDLSVVQHVSDRVAVMYLGRIVELAHTEELFNSPKHPYTESLLLSVPKPDPDAAGELKPIEGEVPSPINPPPGCHFHPRCPYAEEVCRTVVPEFRNVGSEEVPHYVACHFAEKLSLRSVRQL